The proteins below come from a single Caulobacter flavus genomic window:
- a CDS encoding enoyl-CoA hydratase-related protein, with the protein MTNPIADPIVEVPDTDAMSPLVHIDSTPEGAVTVWINRPEKKNAFDGETIAALAQAFETLHGAEGVRIVFLRGVGGTFCAGADLEWMAAAAEWDEDDNRADALELARMLKALHDIPALTVALVEGAAFGGGAGLVAACDHALAAADAKFAFSEVKLGLTPATISPYVIAALGPRTSKLLFATGRVFDADAAWSYGLVDEVFDDVEGLVAAQDALIEEVILCAPGAIGDAKALVNDFAFEKIDRGLIDDSARRIARRRVSDEGQEGVRAFLGKRKPNWMAEG; encoded by the coding sequence ATGACCAACCCCATCGCCGACCCGATCGTCGAGGTGCCGGACACCGACGCCATGAGCCCGCTGGTCCATATCGACTCCACGCCCGAGGGGGCGGTGACCGTGTGGATCAACCGGCCGGAGAAGAAGAACGCCTTCGACGGCGAGACCATCGCCGCGCTCGCCCAGGCCTTCGAGACCCTGCATGGGGCCGAGGGCGTGCGGATCGTATTCCTGCGCGGCGTGGGCGGCACCTTCTGCGCCGGCGCCGACCTGGAATGGATGGCCGCCGCCGCCGAGTGGGACGAGGATGACAACCGAGCCGACGCCCTGGAGCTGGCGCGGATGCTCAAGGCCCTGCACGACATCCCGGCCCTGACCGTGGCCCTGGTCGAGGGCGCGGCCTTCGGCGGCGGCGCCGGCCTGGTGGCCGCCTGCGATCATGCCCTGGCTGCGGCCGACGCCAAGTTCGCCTTCTCCGAGGTTAAGCTGGGCCTGACGCCCGCCACCATCAGCCCCTACGTGATCGCCGCGCTCGGTCCGCGCACCTCCAAGCTGCTGTTCGCCACCGGCCGGGTGTTCGACGCCGACGCGGCCTGGAGCTACGGCCTGGTCGACGAGGTCTTCGACGACGTCGAGGGCCTGGTCGCCGCCCAGGACGCGCTGATCGAGGAAGTGATCCTCTGCGCGCCCGGCGCGATCGGCGACGCCAAGGCGCTGGTCAACGACTTCGCCTTCGAGAAGATCGACCGCGGCCTGATCGACGACAGCGCCCGCCGCATCGCCCGCCGCCGCGTCTCCGACGAGGGCCAGGAGGGCGTGCGGGCGTTCCTGGGCAAGCGCAAGCCGAACTGGATGGCCGAGGGCTAG